The following are encoded together in the Drosophila virilis strain 15010-1051.87 unplaced genomic scaffold, Dvir_AGI_RSII-ME tig00001657, whole genome shotgun sequence genome:
- the LOC138911603 gene encoding uncharacterized protein, producing the protein MDEALKNYFLIESLGVSVSSHPLISKGDERSMQIMEATTTYLEDEKRWQTGLLWRLVRMHLPDSYQMAVKRLKCLEAKMSKDPPLKELMMNTMHDYKQKGYIRRLKDITNPNKKKTRLVWDAAAKVSGMSLNDCLLKGPDSLASLMGVLIHFRERPIAVSGDIREMFHQVKVRLEDKPAQKFLWPLANDVKNRNAKRFVAGHPDAVKAICENTFFDDWLQSVDTGAEMIQLAETVKRIHASGGFEMRRWTSNANSDGMTTSPTKAKPIGNTGLI; encoded by the exons ATGGATGAAGCTCTGAAGaactattttttaattgagtCACTAGGTGTGAGCGTTTCCTCACATCCGCTGATATCCAAAGGGGACGAACGCTCGATGCAGATTatggaggcaacaacaacctaTCTGGAAGACGAAAAGCGCTGGCAGACCGGCCTGTTATGGAGGCTCGTTCGCATGCACCTGCCAGACTCTTATCAGATGGCTGTTAAGCGCCTGAAATGTTTAGAGGCAAAGATGTCAAAAGACCCACCACTGAAAGAGTTGATGATGAACACGATGCACGATTACAAACAGAAGGGATATATCCGCCGGTTGAAGGATA TCACCAATCCGAACAAGAAAAAGACGCGCCTGGTTTGGGATGCGGCTGCCAAAGTTAGTGGCATGTCGCTGAACGATTGTTTGTTAAAAGGTCCAGATTCACTAGCATCTTTGATGGGGGTGCTAATACACTTCCGAGAGCGTCCTATCGCAGTATCCGGCGACATAAGGGAAATGTTTCATCAAGTCAAGGTGCGCCTAGAAGACAAACCGGCACAGAAGTTTCTCTGGC CTCTAGCAAATGACGTCAAGAATCGCAATGCCAAGCGGTTTGTAGCGGGGCATCCGGATGCCGTAAAGGCGATTtgcgaaaacacatttttcgATGACTGGCTGCAGTCGGTGGATACTGGAGCTGAAATGATACAGTTAGCTGAGACTGTTAAAAGGATTCATGCTAGTGGCGGCTTCGAGATGCGCCGCTGGACATCAAATGCGAATTCGGATGGGATGACGACCTCACCAACGAAAGCGAAGccgattggcaacactggcttgatctag